A single Anopheles arabiensis isolate DONGOLA chromosome 2, AaraD3, whole genome shotgun sequence DNA region contains:
- the LOC120896656 gene encoding condensin complex subunit 1 isoform X2 — protein MEWQFIIPQARAELLRSDKNHYCVGRVLDAAEVPDALKASRVISSDPFAIFDHFDTFYSVIDNEKALAGTHLLRAYDQLYGAIDKLGSTMADLLSRKEIDTTDRQSALNAVKMLAFLVNGLVKAIDAHVNAASEKLTTKKSKKQTANEQLEALDWDNKRYQCVVQLYNLLQLPLEKLWDPPVCEESFVDVICDICYRTLEQSYVRNRSTADSVFQILGTAIKRYNHSLAFPVRILQILEHIEAAIPSVAAGVLLLYEEFGIQTIYPVIIKEIIERLSVDSADQQTARFFSLFLVELGTLAPKLMIPHLSTLSEELLNLESYTLRNCVLQIMGEAIVSELTSEELSDELKETRDEFLEDLLNHMMDISAHVRSKVLQIWLNLKEHNSVPLAWIHKVLHVAVERLEDKALLVRKQAIALIKAFLEHNPFSAKLSLAELRAQYEEEDKKLQDLRTQLVEQDTKMKAVEEEWEEIVVQMYPTLTELFGKEPEDLETATEADVKLLSESIISLLKEEKYQELVRLVQRADYALGNSEQRKEMTFEHQCMYYITLLKSYFIHGHTNVTLNAEFQKVENSVNFLHDSIRFSELISNAVPKLLEMLMSKSQSDVHGAIDFFTSAYLFGIKGTEQGMQQMLYLVWSTDKEKRENVTAAYKRVLFETNLQGRAHTVKVVRNLSQFLTNLTRGQYTAMEVLVQEWVENGDIDAQMVQVLFEIFTLKLENVSPEESRQALQLLVMVSAAKPSVVTANQRLLETIGFEERGRKDPRIFVATLDLLINSIPPATNSSKYYKRFDHTSSTVQHVIDLYTKLFFCSRVDNFDDIGTKVFDFIYKMVKTPDLLSQSIVVALYERLQKLAESSTADASSEEIRMSQMSQISGSTQEQNSRGLQNMTQPEQLILDIPHFLAARFVFTIGYVAMREMIYLDIDVYSNMKYRQELKEELKNQKKKNAALAGNKSVMATPVRPETAAQMRKTLSTSMNVSASNALKRLSGSTGAAGSNGPEQAEPEEELLSGATAEDAVAEEINYICEQELLYGRDNLLNRLIPTVLEVCKFPNRYRDEMLQKAAVLTLIRLMAVSSKFCEDNMPFLMNIFKHTKNTNIKCNIMIGLSDFTFRFPNVIEPWTKHMYSTLYEQDVELRMTAVKMLSHLILHEMIRVKGQISDLALCIVDPVKDIRTITEQFFKEIANKSNILYNVLPDIISRLSDPNLDLEEEKYHIIMRYIIGLINKDKQIESLVEKLCLRFRVTKEVRQWRDIAFCLSLLSYNEKTIKKLSENIGCFKDKVQHEEIYQSFRTIISNTNKLAKVELKNAVGEFETRLKECLEVRDETRDAAGSNNAAGGSSDEANSEIASTSDKTSNAAARRGRAKIVERGTKPSVAGRGNKTSKKPGNSKPAGRRGKAVQDSSDEEDSDSEEENLPPASSSRAIARARQNMKITKVIESDNSDDEEEEKEELPPKRGKTKR, from the exons ATGGAGTGGCAATTTATAATACCTCAAGCAAGAGCGGAGCTTTTGCGGTCGGATAAAAACCATTACTGCGTCGGTCGAGTACTTGACGCCGCCGAAGTCCCGGATGCGCTGAAGG CTTCGCGAGTGATTTCGAGCGACCCGTTCGCTATATTCGACCATTTCGATACGTTCTACTCGGTCATCGACAATGAGAAGGCTTTGGCAGGGACGCATCTGCTGCGTGCATACGATCAGCTCTACGGTGCTATCGACAAGCTCGGCAGTACGATGGCGGACCTGCTGTCCCGGAAGGAGATAGACACCACCGATCGGCAGTCCGCACTGAATGCGGTCAAAATGTTGGCCTTCCTGGTGAACGGCCTGGTGAAAGCAATCGATGCGCATGTAAATGCCGCCAGCGAGAAGCTGACAacaaagaagagcaaaaagcAGACGGCCAACGAGCAGCTGGAGGCGTTGGATTGGGACAACAAACGGTACCAGTGCGTCGTCCAGCTGTACAATTTGTTGCAGCTTCCGCTGGAGAAGCTGTGGGATCCGCCGGTCTGTGAGGAATCGTTTGTAGA TGTTATTTGTGATATCTGCTACCGGACGCTGGAGCAATCGTACGTGCGGAATCGCAGCACCGCGGACAGTGTGTTTCAGATTCTGGGAACCGCGATCAAGCGCTACAATCATTCGCTTGCCTTTCCCGTGCGCATTCTGCAGATTCTCGAACACATCGAAGCGGCAATCCCTTCCGTAGCGGCTGGAGTATTGCTGCTCTACGAGGAGTTCGGAATACAGACAATCTATCCCGTCATTATCAAGGAAATCATCGAACGGCTAAGCGTCGACTCGGCCGATCAGCAGACGGCACGCTTTTTCAGCCTTTTTCTGGTCGAGCTTGGTACGCTTGCGCCGAAGCTGATGATACCGCATCTCTCGACGCTGAGCGAGGAGCTGCTGAATCTGGAATCGTACACACTGCGCAACTGCGTGCTCCAGATAATGGGCGAAGCGATCGTCAGTGAGCTCACGTCGGAAGAGCTGTCGGATGAGCTGAAGGAGACGCGCGATGAGTTTTTGGAGGATCTGCTCAACCACATGATGGATATATCGGCCCATGTGCGGTCGAAGGTACTGCAGATATGGTTGAATCTCAAGGAGCACAATTCTGTCCCGTTGGCATGGATACACAAGGTGCTGCACGTGGCCGTCGAGCGGCTGGAGGATAAAGCGCTTCTTGTACGCAAGCAAGCCATTGCGCTGATCAAAGCTTTCCTAGAACACAATCCTTTTTCGGCAAAG CTGTCTCTGGCTGAGCTGAGGGCCCAATACGAGGAGGAAGATAAAAAGCTACAGGATCTTCGCACTCAGCTGGTGGAGCAAGATACTAAAATGAAAGCGGTCGAAGAGGAATGGGAAGAGATCGTGGTGCAGATGTACCCAACACTAACGGAGCTGTTTGGCAAGGAGCCGGAAGATCTGGAAACAGCAACGGAAGCCGATGTAAAATTGCTTTCCGAGAGTATCATCTCGTTGCTAAAGGAGGAAAAATACCAAGAACTGGTACGGTTGGTACAGCGGGCCGATTATGCGCTTGGTAACAGTGAACAGCGAAAAGAGATGACGTTCGAGCATCAGTGCATGTACTACATCACACTGCTTAAAAGCTACTTCATTCATGGTCATACGAATGTGACACTG AATGCCGAGTTCCAGAAGGTGGAAAATTCGGTCAACTTCCTGCACGATTCTATCCGCTTCTCAGAGCTAATATCGAATGCCGTTCCGAAGTTGCTGGAGATGCTCATGTCAAAGTCTCAATCGGACGTTCATGGCGCAATCGACTTCTTTACCTCGGCGTATCTTTTCGGTATCAAGGGCACGGAACAGGGCATGCAGCAGATGCTTTACCTCGTATGGTCAACCGACAAGGAGAAGCGCGAGAATGTAACTGCCGCCTACAAACGGGTGCTGTTCGAGACGAATCTGCAGGGCCGGGCACACACGGTTAAAGTGGTACGCAATTTGAGCCAATTCCTTACGAATCTGACCCGCGGCCAGTACACGGCAATGGAGGTGCTCGTACAGGAGTGGGTCGAAAACGGTGACATCGATGCGCAGATGGTGCAGGTTCTGTTCGAAATCTTTACCCTCAAGCTGGAGAATGTGTCGCCGGAGGAATCGCGTCAAGCGCTTcagctgctggtgatggtaTCGGCGGCGAAACCGTCGGTTGTAACGGCTAACCAGCGCCTGCTGGAAACGATCGGATTCGAAGAGCGGGGACGCAAAGATCCTCGAATTTTTGTCGCCACGTTAGACTTGCTTATCAACTCCATTCCGCCGGCAACAAACAGCTCGAAATATTACAAACGCTTCGATCATACATCCTCCACCGTGCAGCACGTAATCGATCTGTACACAAAGCTGTTCTTCTGCTCGCGTGTGGATAACTTTGACGATATCGGTACGAAGGTGTTTGATTTTATCTACAAAATGGTCAAAACACCAGACCTGCTCTCGCAATCGATCGTGGTAGCATTGTACGAGCGGCTGCAGAAGCTCGCAGAATCGAGCACAGCAGACGCCAGCTCCGAAGAGATACGCATGTCCCAGATGAGTCAAATATCGGGATCCACGCAAGAACAGAACAGCCGTGGGTTGCAGAACATGACACAGCCAGAGCAGCTGATTCTAGACATTCCTCACTTTTTGGCTGCCCGATTTGTCTTCACCATCGGGTACGTTGCAATGCGCGAGATGATCTATTTAGATATTGACGTGTACAGCAACATGAAATATCGGCAGGAGTTGAAGGAAGAGTTAAaaaatcagaagaagaaaaatgccGCCTTGGCGGGCAACAAGAGTGTGATGGCGACGCCGGTTCGTCCCGAAACGGCAGCACAGATGAGAAAAACGCTCTCTACCTCCATGAACGTATCGGCCAGCAATGCGCTGAAGCGTCTGTCCGGTTCAACCGGAGCAGCAGGAAGCAATGGTCCGGAGCAGGCCGAGCCGGAAGAGGAACTGTTGAGCGGTGCCACGGCAGAGGATGCGGTCGCGGAAGAGATTAACTACATTTGCGAGCAGGAACTGCTTTATGGTAGGGACAATCTGCTGAACCGTTTAATTCCTACGGTGCTGGAGGTGTGCAAGTTCCCGAACCGCTATCGGGACGAAATGCTACAAAAAGCGGCCGTTCTGACGCTGATCCGTCTGATGGCCGTATCGTCCAAATTCTGTGAAGACAACATGCCATTTCTGATGAACATTTTCAAGCACACGAAAAACACCAACATTAAATGCAACATCATGATCGGTCTGTCGGACTTTACCTTCCGCTTTCCAAACGTGATTGAACCGTGGACAAAGCACATGTACTCGACGCTGTATGAGCAGGACGTGGAGCTGCGTATGACGGCGGTGAAGATGTTGTCTCATCTGATCCTGCACGAGATGATACGCGTCAAGGGGCAGATTTCGGACCTGGCGCTCTGCATCGTCGATCCGGTAAAGGACATTCGCACCATCACGGAGCAGTTCTTCAAGGAGATAGCGAACAAATCGAACATTTTGTACAACGTGCTGCCGGACATCATTTCACGCCTGAGTGACCCGAATCTGGACCTTGAGGAGGAAAAGTACCACATTATCATGCGATACATCATCGGGCTGATCAACAAGGACAAACAGATCGAGAGTTTGGTGGAGAAGCTGTGTCTCCGGTTCCGGGTAACGAAGGAGGTGCGGCAGTGGCGAGACATTGCCTTTTGCCTATCGCTGCTTTCGTACAACGAGAAGACGATCAAGAAGCTGAGCGAAAACATTGGTTGCTTTAAGGATAAGGTGCAGCACGAGGAGATTTACCAGTCATTCCGAACGATTATCAGCAACACGAACAAGCTGGCGAAGGTGGAACTAAAG AACGCAGTTGGCGAATTTGAAACGCGACTAAAGGAATGTCTGGAGGTACGCGATGAAACTAGGGATGCTGCAGGCAGTAATAACGCTGCGGGAGGTTCCTCAGATGAAGCGAACAGTGAAATTGCATCCACCTCGGATAAAACATCCAACGCAGCAGCAAGGAGAGGGCGAGCAAAGATTGTCGAGCGAGGAACTAAACCATCAGTGGCCGGCCgaggaaataaaacttccaagAAACCCGGCAACAGTAAACCAGCGGGACGCCGCGGCAAAGCGGTACAAGACTCGTCCGACGAGGAAGACAGCGACAGCGAGGAAGAAAATCTGCCCCCCGCATCGAGTTCGCGAGCTATAGCCAGAGCACGCCAAAATATGAAGATTACCAAAGTCATCGAAAGTGACAATTCAG ATGAcgaagaggaggagaaggaagagCTGCCCCCGAAACGTGGGAAAACGAAACGGTAG
- the LOC120896656 gene encoding condensin complex subunit 1 isoform X3 → MEWQFIIPQARAELLRSDKNHYCVGRVLDAAEVPDALKASRVISSDPFAIFDHFDTFYSVIDNEKALAGTHLLRAYDQLYGAIDKLGSTMADLLSRKEIDTTDRQSALNAVKMLAFLVNGLVKAIDAHVNAASEKLTTKKSKKQTANEQLEALDWDNKRYQCVVQLYNLLQLPLEKLWDPPVCEESFVDVICDICYRTLEQSYVRNRSTADSVFQILGTAIKRYNHSLAFPVRILQILEHIEAAIPSVAAGVLLLYEEFGIQTIYPVIIKEIIERLSVDSADQQTARFFSLFLVELGTLAPKLMIPHLSTLSEELLNLESYTLRNCVLQIMGEAIVSELTSEELSDELKETRDEFLEDLLNHMMDISAHVRSKVLQIWLNLKEHNSVPLAWIHKVLHVAVERLEDKALLVRKQAIALIKAFLEHNPFSAKLSLAELRAQYEEEDKKLQDLRTQLVEQDTKMKAVEEEWEEIVVQMYPTLTELFGKEPEDLETATEADVKLLSESIISLLKEEKYQELVRLVQRADYALGNSEQRKEMTFEHQCMYYITLLKSYFIHGHTNVTLNAEFQKVENSVNFLHDSIRFSELISNAVPKLLEMLMSKSQSDVHGAIDFFTSAYLFGIKGTEQGMQQMLYLVWSTDKEKRENVTAAYKRVLFETNLQGRAHTVKVVRNLSQFLTNLTRGQYTAMEVLVQEWVENGDIDAQMVQVLFEIFTLKLENVSPEESRQALQLLVMVSAAKPSVVTANQRLLETIGFEERGRKDPRIFVATLDLLINSIPPATNSSKYYKRFDHTSSTVQHVIDLYTKLFFCSRVDNFDDIGTKVFDFIYKMVKTPDLLSQSIVVALYERLQKLAESSTADASSEEIRMSQMSQISGSTQEQNSRGLQNMTQPEQLILDIPHFLAARFVFTIGYVAMREMIYLDIDVYSNMKYRQELKEELKNQKKKNAALAGNKSVMATPVRPETAAQMRKTLSTSMNVSASNALKRLSGSTGAAGSNGPEQAEPEEELLSGATAEDAVAEEINYICEQELLYGRDNLLNRLIPTVLEVCKFPNRYRDEMLQKAAVLTLIRLMAVSSKFCEDNMPFLMNIFKHTKNTNIKCNIMIGLSDFTFRFPNVIEPWTKHMYSTLYEQDVELRMTAVKMLSHLILHEMIRVKGQISDLALCIVDPVKDIRTITEQFFKEIANKSNILYNVLPDIISRLSDPNLDLEEEKYHIIMRYIIGLINKDKQIESLVEKLCLRFRVTKEVRQWRDIAFCLSLLSYNEKTIKKLSENIGCFKDKVQHEEIYQSFRTIISNTNKLAKVELKNAVGEFETRLKECLEVRDETRDAAGSNNAAGGSSDEANSEIASTSDKTSNAAARRGRAKIVERGTKPSVAGRGNKTSKKPGNSKPAGRRGKAVQDSSDEEDSDSEEENLPPASSSRAIARARQNMKITKVIESDNSERTKITFNKRKNS, encoded by the exons ATGGAGTGGCAATTTATAATACCTCAAGCAAGAGCGGAGCTTTTGCGGTCGGATAAAAACCATTACTGCGTCGGTCGAGTACTTGACGCCGCCGAAGTCCCGGATGCGCTGAAGG CTTCGCGAGTGATTTCGAGCGACCCGTTCGCTATATTCGACCATTTCGATACGTTCTACTCGGTCATCGACAATGAGAAGGCTTTGGCAGGGACGCATCTGCTGCGTGCATACGATCAGCTCTACGGTGCTATCGACAAGCTCGGCAGTACGATGGCGGACCTGCTGTCCCGGAAGGAGATAGACACCACCGATCGGCAGTCCGCACTGAATGCGGTCAAAATGTTGGCCTTCCTGGTGAACGGCCTGGTGAAAGCAATCGATGCGCATGTAAATGCCGCCAGCGAGAAGCTGACAacaaagaagagcaaaaagcAGACGGCCAACGAGCAGCTGGAGGCGTTGGATTGGGACAACAAACGGTACCAGTGCGTCGTCCAGCTGTACAATTTGTTGCAGCTTCCGCTGGAGAAGCTGTGGGATCCGCCGGTCTGTGAGGAATCGTTTGTAGA TGTTATTTGTGATATCTGCTACCGGACGCTGGAGCAATCGTACGTGCGGAATCGCAGCACCGCGGACAGTGTGTTTCAGATTCTGGGAACCGCGATCAAGCGCTACAATCATTCGCTTGCCTTTCCCGTGCGCATTCTGCAGATTCTCGAACACATCGAAGCGGCAATCCCTTCCGTAGCGGCTGGAGTATTGCTGCTCTACGAGGAGTTCGGAATACAGACAATCTATCCCGTCATTATCAAGGAAATCATCGAACGGCTAAGCGTCGACTCGGCCGATCAGCAGACGGCACGCTTTTTCAGCCTTTTTCTGGTCGAGCTTGGTACGCTTGCGCCGAAGCTGATGATACCGCATCTCTCGACGCTGAGCGAGGAGCTGCTGAATCTGGAATCGTACACACTGCGCAACTGCGTGCTCCAGATAATGGGCGAAGCGATCGTCAGTGAGCTCACGTCGGAAGAGCTGTCGGATGAGCTGAAGGAGACGCGCGATGAGTTTTTGGAGGATCTGCTCAACCACATGATGGATATATCGGCCCATGTGCGGTCGAAGGTACTGCAGATATGGTTGAATCTCAAGGAGCACAATTCTGTCCCGTTGGCATGGATACACAAGGTGCTGCACGTGGCCGTCGAGCGGCTGGAGGATAAAGCGCTTCTTGTACGCAAGCAAGCCATTGCGCTGATCAAAGCTTTCCTAGAACACAATCCTTTTTCGGCAAAG CTGTCTCTGGCTGAGCTGAGGGCCCAATACGAGGAGGAAGATAAAAAGCTACAGGATCTTCGCACTCAGCTGGTGGAGCAAGATACTAAAATGAAAGCGGTCGAAGAGGAATGGGAAGAGATCGTGGTGCAGATGTACCCAACACTAACGGAGCTGTTTGGCAAGGAGCCGGAAGATCTGGAAACAGCAACGGAAGCCGATGTAAAATTGCTTTCCGAGAGTATCATCTCGTTGCTAAAGGAGGAAAAATACCAAGAACTGGTACGGTTGGTACAGCGGGCCGATTATGCGCTTGGTAACAGTGAACAGCGAAAAGAGATGACGTTCGAGCATCAGTGCATGTACTACATCACACTGCTTAAAAGCTACTTCATTCATGGTCATACGAATGTGACACTG AATGCCGAGTTCCAGAAGGTGGAAAATTCGGTCAACTTCCTGCACGATTCTATCCGCTTCTCAGAGCTAATATCGAATGCCGTTCCGAAGTTGCTGGAGATGCTCATGTCAAAGTCTCAATCGGACGTTCATGGCGCAATCGACTTCTTTACCTCGGCGTATCTTTTCGGTATCAAGGGCACGGAACAGGGCATGCAGCAGATGCTTTACCTCGTATGGTCAACCGACAAGGAGAAGCGCGAGAATGTAACTGCCGCCTACAAACGGGTGCTGTTCGAGACGAATCTGCAGGGCCGGGCACACACGGTTAAAGTGGTACGCAATTTGAGCCAATTCCTTACGAATCTGACCCGCGGCCAGTACACGGCAATGGAGGTGCTCGTACAGGAGTGGGTCGAAAACGGTGACATCGATGCGCAGATGGTGCAGGTTCTGTTCGAAATCTTTACCCTCAAGCTGGAGAATGTGTCGCCGGAGGAATCGCGTCAAGCGCTTcagctgctggtgatggtaTCGGCGGCGAAACCGTCGGTTGTAACGGCTAACCAGCGCCTGCTGGAAACGATCGGATTCGAAGAGCGGGGACGCAAAGATCCTCGAATTTTTGTCGCCACGTTAGACTTGCTTATCAACTCCATTCCGCCGGCAACAAACAGCTCGAAATATTACAAACGCTTCGATCATACATCCTCCACCGTGCAGCACGTAATCGATCTGTACACAAAGCTGTTCTTCTGCTCGCGTGTGGATAACTTTGACGATATCGGTACGAAGGTGTTTGATTTTATCTACAAAATGGTCAAAACACCAGACCTGCTCTCGCAATCGATCGTGGTAGCATTGTACGAGCGGCTGCAGAAGCTCGCAGAATCGAGCACAGCAGACGCCAGCTCCGAAGAGATACGCATGTCCCAGATGAGTCAAATATCGGGATCCACGCAAGAACAGAACAGCCGTGGGTTGCAGAACATGACACAGCCAGAGCAGCTGATTCTAGACATTCCTCACTTTTTGGCTGCCCGATTTGTCTTCACCATCGGGTACGTTGCAATGCGCGAGATGATCTATTTAGATATTGACGTGTACAGCAACATGAAATATCGGCAGGAGTTGAAGGAAGAGTTAAaaaatcagaagaagaaaaatgccGCCTTGGCGGGCAACAAGAGTGTGATGGCGACGCCGGTTCGTCCCGAAACGGCAGCACAGATGAGAAAAACGCTCTCTACCTCCATGAACGTATCGGCCAGCAATGCGCTGAAGCGTCTGTCCGGTTCAACCGGAGCAGCAGGAAGCAATGGTCCGGAGCAGGCCGAGCCGGAAGAGGAACTGTTGAGCGGTGCCACGGCAGAGGATGCGGTCGCGGAAGAGATTAACTACATTTGCGAGCAGGAACTGCTTTATGGTAGGGACAATCTGCTGAACCGTTTAATTCCTACGGTGCTGGAGGTGTGCAAGTTCCCGAACCGCTATCGGGACGAAATGCTACAAAAAGCGGCCGTTCTGACGCTGATCCGTCTGATGGCCGTATCGTCCAAATTCTGTGAAGACAACATGCCATTTCTGATGAACATTTTCAAGCACACGAAAAACACCAACATTAAATGCAACATCATGATCGGTCTGTCGGACTTTACCTTCCGCTTTCCAAACGTGATTGAACCGTGGACAAAGCACATGTACTCGACGCTGTATGAGCAGGACGTGGAGCTGCGTATGACGGCGGTGAAGATGTTGTCTCATCTGATCCTGCACGAGATGATACGCGTCAAGGGGCAGATTTCGGACCTGGCGCTCTGCATCGTCGATCCGGTAAAGGACATTCGCACCATCACGGAGCAGTTCTTCAAGGAGATAGCGAACAAATCGAACATTTTGTACAACGTGCTGCCGGACATCATTTCACGCCTGAGTGACCCGAATCTGGACCTTGAGGAGGAAAAGTACCACATTATCATGCGATACATCATCGGGCTGATCAACAAGGACAAACAGATCGAGAGTTTGGTGGAGAAGCTGTGTCTCCGGTTCCGGGTAACGAAGGAGGTGCGGCAGTGGCGAGACATTGCCTTTTGCCTATCGCTGCTTTCGTACAACGAGAAGACGATCAAGAAGCTGAGCGAAAACATTGGTTGCTTTAAGGATAAGGTGCAGCACGAGGAGATTTACCAGTCATTCCGAACGATTATCAGCAACACGAACAAGCTGGCGAAGGTGGAACTAAAG AACGCAGTTGGCGAATTTGAAACGCGACTAAAGGAATGTCTGGAGGTACGCGATGAAACTAGGGATGCTGCAGGCAGTAATAACGCTGCGGGAGGTTCCTCAGATGAAGCGAACAGTGAAATTGCATCCACCTCGGATAAAACATCCAACGCAGCAGCAAGGAGAGGGCGAGCAAAGATTGTCGAGCGAGGAACTAAACCATCAGTGGCCGGCCgaggaaataaaacttccaagAAACCCGGCAACAGTAAACCAGCGGGACGCCGCGGCAAAGCGGTACAAGACTCGTCCGACGAGGAAGACAGCGACAGCGAGGAAGAAAATCTGCCCCCCGCATCGAGTTCGCGAGCTATAGCCAGAGCACGCCAAAATATGAAGATTACCAAAGTCATCGAAAGTGACAATTCAG AGCGCACAAAAATCACATTTAACAAAAGGAAGAACTCATGA